In Spirochaetae bacterium HGW-Spirochaetae-1, the sequence AAAATTACTGATTAATTACATGGGGTTTAATAGCGAAAGAGTCAAGTATTTTCTTTATCCCATCATCTTTTGGACCAATTCCAGTGTGGCTCTGGTCTGGGGATCGAACATGCATTTGAATCCATCCTGCCAGTTCTCGTTTTTCAGTCGCTGTCTCATCCTCTCTTCCATGGGGCGTCTCAGTGATACCTTCAGCAGGGAGAAAGCCCTGGCAGGATTGTCTATCCAGGTCGTAACAATCTGTTTGGCCCTGGCGATGAGTTGATCTTCTTCAACTATCTCGTCGACTATGCCCAGTTCCTTGGCCTTTTCCACGCCGAAACGCTCACCGAAGTACATGATATCGCGGTACATTCTGTCGCTGTCGAGGCCGAAACGCATGATTTCGGTCTGGACAATGGACAGTCCCAGGCCGATTTTTATCTCTGTCATGCCGAGCTGGATTTTCGGATGGTTTTTTACTATACGGTAATCACATGCCATGGAAAGGATCATGCCGCCGGCCATGGCTGCGCCGTTTATGGCAGCTATTACCGGTTTTCTGCACATGAAGAAATCAATGAATACGTCCTCGGCCTCTTCAAAAAAAGCCACTGCTTCCTTAAGGTCCTTAAAACCGAGAAACATGGGGAGGTCGAAACCGGAGCTGAATACCTTTCCAGCGCCGGTTAGAACGAGCCCTTTTATGGAGTCATCTTCGTTGACTTTTTTTACCATGGCTCTCAGCTGTTGTACTGATTCATGGGTTATGGAGTTGAACTTTCCATGCTCGAAACTGGCAATAAGTATATTGTCCTCAATTCTTTCTGTAATCATGATCCTTCTCCTCTGTATGTTTTACAATTACGGTCGTCCCCTGCAGGAGGGATGCAAGTCCCGCTTTTTTTATGGATACCCGTGAGTATATTCACTGGTACTCAATATGGCACATGATGAAATTAGACAAGAAAAAAATAATCATTAATAAGGAACGGATTGAAAAAAAAGCTTTTCACGCGTATTTTTTTGTTTTAATAATATAGAGAAGACATTATAATTTAAATTTTAGATGATCATTGAAGAAAAAGAGTATATTTGTCTGCACGGTATTTCGAGATTAAATACAGGCAAAGTTATAAATAAGCATGAGGCATCTCGATAGTTTTCCCGAGGAGGGATTATTCCGGTTAGAATAATAGAATATGGAAAATAAAAACAAAGATAAAATAGAAGAAATTGGGAACGTAGTCCAGGCCATTATTCAGACGGCGCTGGATGTAAACCGCCACTCACACACGAGGAAGGAAATCACAGCGGATAGCCTTGAACTGGTGCGCTCCCTTATTGACCGTAACAAACTGCTCAAGGAGAAATATGAAAAGGTATACACGAACTTCCGGGTTTCCCTGGAGAGTATCGTGGATAATTCCGAACAGCTCGACAGGAACGTTCAGTATTTCTCCGAGATAATTGAAACTATAAACAATATCAAAGCAACGCTCAATACACTGGAAGGGGAGATCAATAAACTCACTTCCATTGCCATAGACATCCGCAACGATACGGACGAGATATTTACCCTGGCCCTGAATGCCTCAATCGTATCGAGCAAGTACGCCCACACATCGGGTGTTTTCGATATTCTCGCCAACAAGCTCAACGAGATGTCTAATTTCATCAATCAGAACCTGGCCAGCATTATGGCCGTGGTCACTCCCATTACCGAAGGCATAGTCAAGCTTATATCCAATAACGAAAAGGTTCTCGACGATATCGAAAGCGGATATCTCAGTTTTATCGGGTTTAATGATATTCTCGGTAAACAGAAGGATTCCATCGATCAGCTGGTATCGCGGGCCGCTGACTCGGGCGGTCAGATCGATGAGCAAAAGGTAATGCTTTCTGAACTGGACGGTAAAATATCGCAGATGGATGAGGATGCCGTGGGTGCTATTAACGGATCAGCCAACGTGGCCAAGACCGGTGAGGGGCTCAATTCCTCGGTAAAAAATACACTTGAGCTTATCGGGAAGGAAAAGCAGTACGGCGGCGCCATATCGAGTATAATGGACCAGGCCGCAATGGTGTGGCAGACGGCCCAGGATGTCAATGCCAGGTCCAGGAGTCAGCTTGATTTTTCCCTGAGCAGCGTGGAGTTTTGCGACAGTCTCATCGATGAGTCGTCAACGCTCAGGGAAATGACGGAAATTCTGAGCAACCAGGCCGCGGAGAGCAATAATATAGCCGGATATCTTTCCAATAATCTCGGGGAGCTGAGTATGCAGCTCAACGAGATCGAAAAAAATCTGGGAGATTCCAACGGTACCATTCACAAGTTCAATGAGGACTACGGCGAGATCGACAATATCGTGAAATTTCTCAAGAACATCCTCAATTCCATGAACGTCATCGGCATGATGTCGCGCATCGAGTCTGCGCGGAAACCCGATGAGTTCAGCCAGTTCATGACCATCTCCGAGAATATCAGTGAACTGCAGAACCATATCCACAATAATATCCCCAATATTGAGGATAACATAAACAGTACCCATGATCTTATAAAGAATGTTAATGACTTTTTCGAATCCATATCCTCTAAATTTTTTGTTATTGCCGAGAGCACAAAGAATATCATCGACAAGCTGGGAGAAATAACCGCTATCAGCTCCGAGTCGCAGGATTTCAGCAGGGAAATACTGGAAAATTCCACGGAACAGGTGAAAAATGTGACGGGTCTCAGGGAGTCTCTCATGGGGCTTACGGAGGTTGTTAAAAAGCCCATTGAGGGATCAGCGGCCAATATTGATCGGGGAAAAACCATTGAAGAGATATGCCTGGGGATATTCCAGGAAGAAACCGTAAAAAGTAGTTGACAATATCACCTTCCAAAAAATATTTACATTTGATCAAGTCGGTAAATACTCATCTTGTATCTACTACAAATAGGGCGATTAGCTCAGCTGGTTAGAGTGCCTGCTCGACATGCAGGAGGTCACTGGTTCGATTCCAGTATCGCCCAATTTGCACTTTATTAAACCTGGTAAAAACAATGGGCAATCAGATTAAAATTTCTCTCCCCGACGGTTCTCAGATAGAGTCGGAGAAGGGAAATAGTGTTTATGATATTATTGGTACAATAGGCAAGGGACTCCAGGCCGCAGCTCTTGCGGCCGAGATAAACGGTGAAAAGGTTGACCTTGCCGCACCGGTAAACGGCGATGCGCAGATGAACGTTATCACCTTCACCTCTGAAGGAGGGAAGGATATATTCTGGCACTCGGCCTCGCACCTCATGGCCCAGGCCATTAAGAGGCTGTATCCCGAGGCAAAATTTGCCATCGGTCCCGCCATTGAATCGGGTTTCTATTATGATATCGACGTTGCCGTCAACTTTACGCCCGAGGACCTGGAAAAAATTGAAGGCGAAATGCAGAAGATCGTTGATGAGGCCCTTGAGATCAGGCGCGAGATTATTTCTCGCCAGGAGGCCCTGAAACTCTTCGGTGATATGGGCGAGACATACAAGGTGGAGATGATTGGTGAGTTTTCCGATGATACTGTCTCCATGTACCGCCAGGGTGAGTTCGTCGATCTTTGCCGCGGTCCCCATCTCCGCAATACCTCGCAGATAAAGGCCTTCAAGCTTGTTGCCATTGCCGGCGCATACTGGCGCGGCGATGAAAAAAATAAAATGCTTCAGCGTATTTACGGCATCGCCTTCCCCGACAAGAAAGAACTGAAGAAGCACCTGGAACTCATTGAGGAAGCTAAAAAGCGTGATCACCGCAGGCTCGGGAAAGAGCTGGATCTCTTTTCCTTCAGCAACGATGTGGGCGCCGGTCTTCCCCTGTGGCATCCCAATGGGGCCATTCTTCGTTTTGTGATTGATAAATTCGAAACCATGGAACACCTGAAGAGGGGATACAAACTTTACGGTGTCCCTCATATAGCCCGTTCGAATCTCTATGAAACGTCGGGGCACCTTGGTTTCTATACCGAGAACATGTATTCTCCCATCCAGATCGACGGTCAGGATTATTATCTCAAGCCCATGAACTGCCCGTCGCAGATACAGATATTCAACAGTTCCATGAAGAGCTACCGGGATCTTCCCTACAGGGCTTTCGAGATGGGCACCGTGTACCGCTATGAGCGGTCCGGCGTACTTCATGGACTCACCCGGGTCAGGGGATTTACCCAGGACGATGCCCATATCTTCTGCCGCGAGGACCAGATAGAGGATGAAATTCGCAATGTGCTTGAATTTACCCTGGAGATGCTGGCTGTTTTTGGCTTCCAGGAAAAGAGTATTTATCTCTCAACGCGACCGGAAAAATCCGTGGGCACCGATGCCAACTGGGAAGTGGCTACAAATGCACTGAGAAGCGCCCTGGAGAAGAATTCAATCAAGTACACGCTCGATCCCGGAGAAGGTGTCTTCTACGGTCCCAAAATCGATATCAAGATCAGGGACGCCATTGGACGCGAGTGGCAGTGCAGCACCATTCAGGTGGATTTTAACCTCCCGGAGCGATTTGATATCTCATACATCGGTTCCGATGGCCAGAAGCACCGGCCCATCATGATTCACCGTGCACTTCTGGGATCGCTGGAGCGGTTTATCGGTATACTGATCGAGCACTACAGCGGGAAATTCCCTCTCTGGCTGGCTCCTATTCAGGTGATCCTGGCATCCCTGTCGGAGGAACAGGCGGAATACATAGAAACCCTGAAAAACAGGCTGCTTCTTGAAGAGCTTCGTCCCGAAATTGACATAAGAAATGAATCCATAGGATATAAAATCAGGGAAGCCATTGCAAAGAAGGTTCCTTTTATCGCTGTTGTGGGCAAGAAAGAGGCAGAAGAGGGAACGGTTTCCGTTCGTCGACGCGGGGAAAATAAATCGGAAAACATGCAGCTTGATGATTTCATATCACTGTTAAAGACTGAAATACGTGAAAAAAAATAGGTTAATCATAAAAAATACGATATTAAAAAATAAAATAATTGAATTTATATTACGATCCGTCAAATCTGTCCGGATATATGATATACTATGCCCTGTTATCCGGGTCCCCATTATTATCATGATCACATGTAAAAACTGTTTTGGAAAAAACAGGACCGAATGTGAGAATTTTTGTTGATTTTAACAACTATTAGCATTCAATCTGACTTTTAAGATGAAAAATTAAACGGAATGGGGGTATCCAGGAATATATGAAAAAAGCGAGAAGGCCTGAACCAAGCAGGTCTGAGGAATTCAGGACTAATGAGGAAATAAGGTCTGACAAAGTCCGGCTTGTTGGTGAAGAAGGATTAGAATCGGACGTAATTGACACAAAAGCAGCACTGGAGATGGCAAAAAGCAGAGAACTTGACTTGGTTGAAATATCACCGAATCAGGATCCTCCCATCGTTAAGATCGTTGATTATAGTAAATTCAAGTTTGAGCAGACCAAAAAAGCGCGGGAAGCGAAAAAGAAACAGAAAATCATTCATATAAAAGAAATAAAGATGAGACCATCCATTGATTCCCATGATTTCGAACATAAGGTCAAGCATGCCAAGGAATTTCTGGAAAAAGGCGACAAGGTAAAATTTACTCTCATGTTCAGAGGCAGGGAAATGGTCCACTCCGAACTGGGATTTGAGGTTATGAAAAGAATACAGGAAAACCTCGATGAAATGGCTCTCGTGGAAAAGAATGCGTCCCAGGAAGGGCGGAATATAACCATGGTTATGAGTCTCAAAGCGGGAATTAAGAAAAAATAAGGTACAGACAAAGGAAATAGAGGAGTTTGAGCAATGCCGAAACTTAAGACCAACAGCGGAGCAAAAAAGCGATTCAAGCTTTCTAAAACCGGCAAGGTAATCCGGGCCAAGGGATTTAAAAGTCACCTCCTGGAGAGCAAGAGTTCCAAAAGGAAAAGAGGTCTTCGCGGAACAACGGTAGTAAGTGAATCCGAAACGAGGCGCGTTAAGCGCATGATGCCCTACGCATAGATTGCATTTATATCTTTGAAAATACATCGATTTCATGAACGCATCATCGTGTGATTGAATAATCATGCGATGGAGGAATACGAACCCCGGGATAAAAGCGAATCATAATGATTCCCCCCATGTTCTGTTCCCGGCCGGTGTTCATGGACGATATTTTAATAAACAGGATGGTTTACTATGGCACGAGCAACGACAGGCCGAATTCACCGCAGGCGGGCAAAAAAAATTCTGAAGGACGTGAAAGGCTTTATAGGCAGCCGCAGCACGCTTTACAGAACAGCTAAGGACGCACGCCGGAGAGCGTTAACGAATTCATACAAGGATCGCAGAAGGAAAAAAAGAGATATGCGCGCACTGTGGATTGTCAGGATCAGCGCCGCTGCAAAAATCTGCGATATGTCCTACAGCAAGCTTATAGGCGCGTTAAAGGCGTCGGGAGTTGTCATCAACCGGAAGATGCTGGCTGAACTGGCTGTTTCCGACATGAGCGCCTTTCAGAAAATTGTCGATAAAGTCAGGGGTAAAGCCGCATAACGGTCCCTCTCCGGCAATGAACATCAGAAGAAAACGGAAAATCAGCGCACTTGTAACGGCGCTGATTTTTTTATGCCCATGGGATAAATCCGCCGATGCACTGCCCCTTACCGATACAGTATATACCATAACAGAAGAAAATTTTGAATTTATTTTCAGGGAAGAAGTTCATCGGGTAAATGATTATTACCGGAAGGAAAGAATTGGCATGGGATTCGGCATCCTGCCCCGGTTTTCTTTCTGGCTCATGGCTGATTACCTGCACCGGGGCATTGCTGACACCCGCGAAGACGTCATGGGGGATATGCTTCTGAAGCTCTGGTATTATGCCGGAGACTATGCCGGAAATACGCTGCACCTGGGCTTCAAGCTGCAGTTCAGAATTCCTTCAGGCCCCGATGCATATGGCGGCGGTGATTGGAGCAGTCTGGCCCTGGGGCGCCATGAGCTTGAAGCGGGAGTTGCGGGCAAGTATGATATCCTTCCGTGGCTTTTTCTTCATTTCAATCTCGATTATATTTTTCGACAGGGGAATAATGAAAGCTTTTACGGTGGTTTTCACATCAATCCCGTGAGCGCCGATACGTATCGCACCCTGCTGGGCCTGAATCCCTTTGCCCGCGATGCATTTTTATCGGGCCCGAGGCTCAAAAATGATTTTATGAACCTGGCCTGCGCCCTGAATACCGATGGCATCTACCCTTTCATTCCCTATTTTGAGGCTTCATGGTCATTCCGTCTCTATAGAGGAAAAATAATGGAGGATGATATTCCCATGGAAGGGGGCGCTGTTGAACCATTTCTGCTCTCCCTGGGAGGGCGTTGGTTTTTTACCCGATCCTTCTATGTCGGGTTTTATGCCGTGGTGAATCCCGTCTGGAATGATAATTTTACAAAAGCCGTTTTCGGTATTGATATGGGTGTTGAATTTTAATATCAACACCCTGAAGTGTCCCCAGTTTCGTTGAAAATATCTACTTGACTTGATCTATTTCCTATGTATACTGGAATAAGGTGTGATGTCTCTTTGATGGAATTGATGCCTGGCAATAATTATTGTCAAAATTTGCATATATGACTTAAAGAGTTGTCCAAAGGAGCCGAATATAATAGTACCATATTGGTATTTATTATTATTTCAAACTTGTTTGTTTAGAAGAGTATCCTGGAGGTATATAACATGATAACTATGCAGCAACTGGAAGAACTGGAAAGCAGAGTAGTAAAGGCCCTGCAACTTATAGGGGATTTGAGATCGGAAAACGCCAAGCTGGAAAGCGATAATGAAAACCTGAAGGGCGAAGTCGAAGAAGTAAGGCTGAGCCTGGAAGAAAAAGAACAGGAAATAGCCAGGATCAAAAAGGAACTGGATGAGACTTCCAGGGAGTTGCGCGAAATCAAGGAGAAAGAGGAAGTCCTTGAGAAGAAGATTATTGCTCTTCTCGGCAAGCTCG encodes:
- a CDS encoding 50S ribosomal protein L20 produces the protein MARATTGRIHRRRAKKILKDVKGFIGSRSTLYRTAKDARRRALTNSYKDRRRKKRDMRALWIVRISAAAKICDMSYSKLIGALKASGVVINRKMLAELAVSDMSAFQKIVDKVRGKAA
- a CDS encoding translation initiation factor IF-3, translated to MKKARRPEPSRSEEFRTNEEIRSDKVRLVGEEGLESDVIDTKAALEMAKSRELDLVEISPNQDPPIVKIVDYSKFKFEQTKKAREAKKKQKIIHIKEIKMRPSIDSHDFEHKVKHAKEFLEKGDKVKFTLMFRGREMVHSELGFEVMKRIQENLDEMALVEKNASQEGRNITMVMSLKAGIKKK
- a CDS encoding threonine--tRNA ligase, whose protein sequence is MGNQIKISLPDGSQIESEKGNSVYDIIGTIGKGLQAAALAAEINGEKVDLAAPVNGDAQMNVITFTSEGGKDIFWHSASHLMAQAIKRLYPEAKFAIGPAIESGFYYDIDVAVNFTPEDLEKIEGEMQKIVDEALEIRREIISRQEALKLFGDMGETYKVEMIGEFSDDTVSMYRQGEFVDLCRGPHLRNTSQIKAFKLVAIAGAYWRGDEKNKMLQRIYGIAFPDKKELKKHLELIEEAKKRDHRRLGKELDLFSFSNDVGAGLPLWHPNGAILRFVIDKFETMEHLKRGYKLYGVPHIARSNLYETSGHLGFYTENMYSPIQIDGQDYYLKPMNCPSQIQIFNSSMKSYRDLPYRAFEMGTVYRYERSGVLHGLTRVRGFTQDDAHIFCREDQIEDEIRNVLEFTLEMLAVFGFQEKSIYLSTRPEKSVGTDANWEVATNALRSALEKNSIKYTLDPGEGVFYGPKIDIKIRDAIGREWQCSTIQVDFNLPERFDISYIGSDGQKHRPIMIHRALLGSLERFIGILIEHYSGKFPLWLAPIQVILASLSEEQAEYIETLKNRLLLEELRPEIDIRNESIGYKIREAIAKKVPFIAVVGKKEAEEGTVSVRRRGENKSENMQLDDFISLLKTEIREKK
- a CDS encoding 50S ribosomal protein L35 encodes the protein MPKLKTNSGAKKRFKLSKTGKVIRAKGFKSHLLESKSSKRKRGLRGTTVVSESETRRVKRMMPYA